A portion of the Hyalangium minutum genome contains these proteins:
- a CDS encoding fatty acid desaturase family protein, producing MSQASKVKFLEAGRFHQDLKTRVEQYLKDRGRSPRDLPGMYAKTALILGWFVSSYLWLVFGAASPWGVAVGCVSLGLAMAGIGFSIQHDANHGSYSERKGVNRLLAWTLDAVGGSSYVWSWKHNIFHHSHPNVAGLDEDIDIQPLCRLAPSQKSHAPHRFQHAYIWVLYGLLPLKWHFIDDFKDLLTGRVGRQKMPRPSGWKLTGVLGGKLLFYGWALVVPALFHPLWQVAVGYLLTAFVLGLTLSTVFQLAHCVKEAEFTELPEASHTFPRDWAAHQVETTVDFARGNPVVSWYLGGLNFQVEHHLFPRVCHLHYPALSRIVEETCREHGVRYRANVSVGAALKSHVSWLKQMGRPALGVQS from the coding sequence TTGTCGCAAGCATCGAAGGTGAAGTTCCTGGAGGCAGGGCGCTTCCATCAGGATCTCAAGACACGGGTCGAACAGTACTTGAAGGACCGCGGGCGCTCCCCGCGCGATCTGCCAGGCATGTATGCCAAGACGGCGCTCATCCTCGGCTGGTTCGTCTCCTCCTATTTATGGCTCGTCTTCGGAGCGGCCTCGCCCTGGGGCGTGGCCGTAGGGTGCGTGTCGCTGGGACTGGCCATGGCCGGGATCGGCTTCAGCATCCAGCATGATGCGAACCACGGCAGCTACTCGGAGCGGAAGGGCGTCAACCGGCTGCTCGCGTGGACCCTGGATGCCGTGGGCGGCTCCTCCTACGTGTGGAGCTGGAAGCACAACATCTTCCACCACAGCCACCCGAACGTGGCCGGGCTCGATGAGGACATCGACATCCAGCCCCTGTGCCGGCTGGCGCCCAGTCAGAAGTCGCACGCGCCGCACCGCTTCCAGCACGCCTATATCTGGGTGCTCTACGGGCTGCTGCCGCTGAAGTGGCACTTCATCGATGACTTCAAGGATCTGCTCACGGGGCGGGTTGGACGGCAGAAGATGCCGCGCCCCAGCGGGTGGAAGCTGACCGGGGTGCTGGGTGGGAAGCTGCTGTTCTACGGCTGGGCGCTCGTGGTGCCCGCGCTCTTCCATCCCCTGTGGCAGGTGGCGGTGGGCTACCTGCTGACCGCGTTCGTGCTCGGGCTGACGCTGTCGACGGTGTTCCAGCTCGCGCACTGCGTGAAAGAGGCCGAGTTCACCGAGCTGCCGGAGGCCTCACACACCTTCCCGCGCGACTGGGCGGCGCACCAGGTGGAGACGACGGTCGACTTCGCCCGGGGCAACCCGGTGGTGAGCTGGTACCTCGGGGGGCTGAACTTCCAGGTGGAGCACCACCTGTTCCCGCGCGTGTGCCACCTGCACTACCCAGCGCTCTCGCGCATCGTCGAGGAAACCTGTCGGGAGCATGGGGTACGCTACCGTGCCAATGTGAGCGTGGGCGCGGCACTGAAGAGCCACGTGAGCTGGCTCAAGCAAATGGGCCGTCCGGCCCTCGGAGTGCAGTCATGA
- the rsmI gene encoding 16S rRNA (cytidine(1402)-2'-O)-methyltransferase produces the protein MAGTLYLVATPIGNLGDITSRAVETLRRVAFVACEDTRHSRVLLEHFGLAPETVSLPAFAEGQRAGRILDRIAGGEDCALITDAGSPGISDPGERLVAEALERGLTVVPVPGATALVAALSASGLPTGRFHFLGFLPRKGPERRVMLEEVAQLSATLVLYESPRRLAETLPDLQEAWGDRRACVARELTKMHEEFVRGPLSELAARYAAEEPRGEVVVLVEGRTGERRWSEEELRRALEEGLARGEKLKALSTELARRAGWSGQDVYRLGLSLKR, from the coding sequence ATGGCTGGGACGCTCTATCTGGTCGCAACGCCTATCGGGAACCTGGGGGACATCACCTCCCGGGCCGTGGAGACCTTGCGGCGCGTCGCCTTCGTCGCTTGCGAGGACACGCGGCACTCGCGCGTGCTCTTGGAGCACTTCGGGCTCGCCCCGGAGACGGTGAGCCTGCCCGCCTTCGCGGAGGGCCAACGCGCCGGGCGCATCCTCGACCGCATCGCCGGGGGCGAGGACTGTGCCCTCATCACCGACGCCGGCAGCCCCGGCATCAGCGATCCGGGCGAGAGGCTGGTGGCCGAGGCCCTCGAACGAGGCCTCACGGTGGTCCCTGTGCCCGGCGCTACCGCCCTGGTCGCGGCGCTGAGTGCCTCCGGGCTGCCCACGGGCCGCTTCCACTTCTTGGGCTTCCTGCCGCGCAAGGGCCCCGAGCGCCGCGTCATGTTGGAGGAGGTGGCGCAGCTCTCGGCCACGCTTGTGCTCTACGAGTCCCCGCGTCGGCTGGCGGAGACGCTGCCGGACCTCCAGGAGGCCTGGGGAGACCGCCGCGCTTGCGTGGCGCGCGAGCTCACCAAGATGCACGAGGAGTTCGTCCGGGGGCCGCTCTCGGAGCTGGCGGCGCGCTACGCGGCCGAGGAGCCTCGGGGCGAGGTGGTGGTGCTGGTGGAGGGGCGCACCGGCGAGCGCCGCTGGTCCGAGGAGGAGCTACGGCGGGCGCTGGAGGAGGGACTGGCGCGCGGCGAGAAGCTCAAGGCGCTGAGCACCGAGCTTGCCCGCCGCGCGGGCTGGTCCGGACAGGACGTCTACCGCCTGGGGCTGAGCCTCAAGCGGTAG
- a CDS encoding DoxX family protein codes for MANTSVSATPPASSHRPSRGLHISLWVVQVLLALFFLMAGVNHGLKPIEEAAKTSPWILGIPVALARFIGIAELAGVLGVVLPSATRIAPKLTPIAAVGLAIIMLLAVPFHIMRGEANVIAFNIVPAALAAFVAWGRFTRAPISPRARG; via the coding sequence ATGGCCAACACCTCTGTCTCCGCTACTCCCCCGGCTTCGTCCCATCGCCCAAGCCGGGGGCTGCACATCTCACTCTGGGTCGTTCAAGTCCTGCTCGCGCTGTTCTTTCTCATGGCCGGCGTCAACCACGGCCTCAAACCGATCGAAGAGGCCGCGAAGACCTCACCGTGGATCCTCGGGATTCCCGTCGCCCTCGCGCGGTTCATCGGCATCGCGGAGCTCGCCGGTGTACTGGGGGTCGTGCTGCCGTCAGCCACCCGTATCGCTCCGAAGCTGACGCCCATCGCCGCGGTCGGTCTGGCGATCATCATGCTGCTCGCGGTGCCGTTCCACATCATGAGGGGCGAGGCGAACGTGATCGCCTTCAACATCGTGCCCGCAGCACTCGCAGCATTCGTCGCTTGGGGCCGCTTCACACGTGCGCCCATCTCGCCCAGAGCGCGGGGCTAG
- a CDS encoding transposase, which yields MRANQLRLWFSSAAYVLLNLLRHFGLRGTEMERAQVGTLRLKLLKVAAIVRVSVRRVVLSLSAAAPVQDLFARVAQQLCEVPAPS from the coding sequence CTGCGCGCCAACCAGCTGCGCCTCTGGTTTTCCTCCGCCGCGTACGTGCTGCTCAACCTGCTGCGCCACTTCGGCCTGCGCGGCACCGAGATGGAGCGGGCCCAAGTGGGCACCCTCCGGCTGAAGCTGCTCAAGGTCGCCGCCATCGTCCGCGTCAGCGTCCGTCGTGTCGTGCTCTCGCTCAGCGCGGCGGCCCCAGTGCAGGATTTGTTCGCGCGCGTCGCGCAACAGCTCTGCGAAGTCCCAGCTCCCTCCTGA
- a CDS encoding NAD(P)H-binding protein produces MPRATYEQMLSPQGALVGGSPQEVIDKILGRAGSAQSNRKAVIMKIGISGASGQLGAATAAALKSRAPGAQLVGISRSPDKVSALGIEARFGDFDNPDSLTKAFAGLDRLLIIPSSDMRPGVRATQGHNAIQRAVDAGVEHVVFTSALGTRSADAPHLWQSIQDMWSACGFDVTTGDVERLAGRPPRSLEDALRRVKL; encoded by the coding sequence ATGCCGCGTGCCACCTACGAGCAGATGCTCTCGCCGCAGGGCGCACTCGTCGGCGGCAGTCCGCAAGAGGTCATCGACAAGATCCTTGGTCGCGCCGGTAGTGCGCAAAGCAACAGAAAGGCAGTCATCATGAAGATTGGAATCAGTGGGGCAAGCGGGCAACTCGGCGCAGCGACGGCCGCGGCGCTCAAGTCACGCGCGCCGGGAGCGCAGCTCGTCGGCATCTCGCGTTCGCCGGACAAGGTGAGTGCGCTCGGCATCGAAGCGCGGTTCGGCGACTTCGATAATCCTGACTCGCTCACGAAGGCGTTCGCTGGCCTCGATCGACTGCTGATCATCCCTTCGAGCGACATGCGCCCCGGTGTGCGCGCGACGCAGGGGCACAACGCCATCCAGCGTGCTGTCGACGCGGGCGTCGAGCATGTGGTCTTCACATCGGCGCTCGGCACGAGGTCTGCCGATGCTCCGCACCTCTGGCAGAGCATCCAGGACATGTGGTCGGCCTGCGGCTTCGATGTGACGACCGGCGACGTCGAACGGCTCGCGGGGCGCCCGCCGCGGTCACTCGAGGATGCGCTTCGACGCGTGAAGCTGTAG
- a CDS encoding LysR family transcriptional regulator encodes MPATIDITLLASFVEVADASSFSGAARALGTTTATVSRTIAKLEASVGSRLFHRTTRRVSLTTAGRALYERTAAHVRALAHATKELPEHQSEPAGTLKLTAPYDLGAIFLGSVIARFVALYPKVQVQAEFSSRVVDLAAEGFDVAIRGDISKHKDPSLTARPLAQRSELSLYAAPSYLARRGNPRELASPGHDWLVAGPLRRAFDFPATLTPKVVANDFLFLRGVAASGGGIAMLPSFIAQPYVASGELVRVLPSVRVTVGGLVLVYSSTRPLARKVAAFRDFLVEVTKREWVG; translated from the coding sequence ATGCCTGCAACAATCGACATCACGCTCCTCGCGAGCTTCGTCGAGGTCGCCGATGCGTCCAGCTTCTCTGGCGCGGCCCGTGCCCTTGGGACGACCACCGCGACAGTGAGCCGCACCATCGCGAAGCTCGAAGCCTCCGTCGGCTCGAGGCTCTTTCACCGAACGACCCGCCGTGTCTCACTGACCACGGCGGGAAGAGCGCTCTACGAGCGAACCGCCGCGCATGTGCGTGCGCTGGCGCACGCCACGAAGGAACTGCCCGAACACCAAAGCGAGCCAGCCGGTACGCTGAAGCTCACGGCGCCGTACGACCTCGGCGCCATCTTCCTCGGCAGCGTGATCGCACGCTTCGTCGCGCTCTATCCGAAGGTGCAAGTGCAGGCGGAGTTCAGCAGCCGCGTGGTCGACCTCGCTGCCGAGGGATTCGATGTCGCAATCCGTGGCGACATCAGCAAGCACAAGGACCCGTCGCTCACGGCGCGACCGCTCGCCCAGCGAAGTGAGCTCAGTCTGTACGCGGCGCCGAGCTACCTCGCACGGCGCGGAAACCCTCGGGAGCTCGCGTCGCCCGGGCACGACTGGCTCGTGGCGGGCCCGCTACGTCGCGCGTTCGACTTCCCGGCAACGCTCACTCCAAAGGTCGTCGCGAACGATTTCCTCTTCCTGCGCGGCGTGGCCGCATCGGGAGGAGGAATCGCGATGTTACCTTCGTTTATCGCGCAGCCGTACGTGGCAAGCGGTGAGCTCGTGCGCGTCCTTCCCTCGGTGCGTGTGACCGTCGGCGGGCTCGTGCTCGTCTACTCGTCCACGCGGCCGCTCGCACGCAAAGTGGCGGCGTTTCGCGACTTCTTGGTGGAGGTCACCAAGAGGGAGTGGGTGGGCTGA
- a CDS encoding L-serine ammonia-lyase, translating into MAVSVFDLFKIGIGPSSSHTVGPMRAARMFALQLRDEGKLERLARLKVELFGSLGATGKGHGSDKAVLLGLMGETPEGVDVEGIPARIFRWHSEGRVAVLGQREVPFREAEQLVMHRRRALPFHPNGMRFSAWDSDGTELCVRVYYSVGGGFVVNESAAQGESPVRPDETPLRFPFRSAAELLAHCNRERLPISSLMLENEKAWRTEAEIRSGLLRIWEVMQECVKRGCTSSGILPGGLKVERRAAKLYQRLLSRPEAGLTNPLTVLDWVNLYALAVNEENAAGGRVVTAPTNGAAGIIPALLHYYWRFVPGADEDGVVRFLLTAGAIGVLYKENASISGAEVGCQGEVGSACSMAAGALTEVLGGTPLHVENAAEIAMEHNLGLTCDPIGGLVQVPCIERNAMASVKAINAARMSLSGDGTHFVSLDKVIKTMRDTGRDMKDKYKETARGGLAVNVLEVSDLSVGLPEC; encoded by the coding sequence ATGGCCGTCAGCGTCTTCGACCTCTTCAAGATTGGTATCGGTCCCTCCAGCTCGCACACCGTTGGGCCCATGCGCGCCGCGCGCATGTTCGCGCTCCAACTGCGCGACGAGGGCAAGCTCGAGCGGCTGGCTCGCCTGAAGGTCGAGCTGTTTGGCTCCCTGGGCGCCACCGGAAAGGGCCACGGGAGCGACAAGGCCGTGCTCCTGGGCCTGATGGGAGAGACGCCGGAGGGCGTCGACGTGGAGGGCATCCCCGCGCGCATCTTCCGCTGGCACTCCGAGGGCCGCGTCGCGGTGCTGGGCCAGCGCGAGGTGCCCTTCCGCGAGGCCGAGCAGCTCGTCATGCACCGCCGCCGCGCGCTGCCGTTCCACCCCAATGGCATGCGCTTCTCCGCCTGGGACAGCGACGGCACGGAGCTGTGCGTGCGTGTCTACTACTCGGTGGGCGGAGGCTTCGTGGTGAACGAGTCCGCCGCGCAGGGCGAGTCCCCCGTTCGCCCGGACGAGACGCCCCTGCGCTTCCCGTTCCGCTCGGCTGCCGAGCTGCTCGCGCACTGCAACCGCGAGCGCCTGCCCATCAGCTCCCTCATGCTGGAGAACGAGAAGGCCTGGCGCACCGAGGCAGAGATCCGCTCGGGCCTGCTGCGCATCTGGGAGGTCATGCAGGAGTGCGTGAAGCGCGGCTGCACCTCCTCCGGCATCCTTCCTGGAGGCCTCAAGGTGGAGCGCCGTGCCGCCAAGCTCTACCAGCGCCTCCTCAGCCGGCCCGAGGCGGGGCTCACCAACCCGCTCACGGTGCTGGACTGGGTCAACCTCTACGCCCTCGCGGTGAACGAGGAGAACGCTGCGGGCGGGCGGGTCGTGACGGCCCCGACGAACGGAGCCGCAGGCATCATCCCGGCGCTGCTGCACTACTACTGGCGCTTCGTGCCCGGCGCGGACGAGGACGGCGTGGTGCGCTTCCTGCTCACGGCGGGGGCGATCGGGGTGCTCTATAAGGAGAACGCGTCCATCAGCGGCGCGGAGGTGGGCTGCCAGGGCGAGGTGGGCAGCGCCTGCTCCATGGCCGCGGGGGCGCTGACGGAGGTGCTCGGGGGCACGCCGCTCCACGTGGAGAACGCGGCGGAGATCGCCATGGAGCACAACCTCGGCCTGACGTGTGATCCCATCGGCGGGCTGGTGCAGGTGCCGTGCATCGAGCGCAATGCCATGGCCTCGGTGAAGGCCATCAACGCCGCGCGCATGTCGCTGTCCGGAGATGGCACGCACTTCGTGAGCTTGGACAAGGTCATCAAGACCATGCGCGACACCGGCCGCGACATGAAGGACAAGTACAAGGAGACCGCTCGCGGAGGACTCGCGGTCAACGTGCTCGAAGTGTCGGATCTGAGCGTCGGTCTGCCCGAGTGCTGA
- a CDS encoding phosphatidylglycerol lysyltransferase domain-containing protein: MRVRHELVRAHGSDPISYSTLQPGLSYFETSFGYVAFQRAFGFELTLGPPVCARADRVELIQRFLRSSKNPLFFYVPREVAALVSELGGPRFRTSGMGMDKILELDAPAAEVHPRVRGALKKATRGSFEVAEVRPSALGQEERARLDAITRSYLGRSAVPVEMHFLNRPLGFEDDGLARMFVLRQGADAEVFGYAVLDPYFDGGRVQGYLLNLIRFERTRLWGVYYSAVARLAERLRGEGVRQLSLGFCPLVGVETEGCSPVLARQVKWMERRLAGIGYLTRLRELKEAFPGLTPQRYFVTPSPWAATTLLALLRACRVPLTEILRRSFSP; encoded by the coding sequence GTGCGCGTGAGGCACGAGCTGGTACGAGCCCATGGCTCGGATCCGATCTCCTATTCGACGCTGCAGCCGGGGCTCTCCTATTTCGAGACCTCGTTCGGCTATGTCGCCTTCCAGCGCGCCTTCGGCTTCGAGCTCACGCTGGGGCCTCCCGTCTGTGCCCGCGCCGATCGGGTGGAGCTGATCCAGCGGTTCCTCCGCAGCAGCAAGAACCCGCTCTTCTTCTACGTGCCGAGGGAGGTCGCGGCGCTCGTCTCCGAGCTCGGCGGCCCCCGCTTCCGCACCAGCGGCATGGGCATGGACAAGATCCTGGAGCTCGATGCGCCCGCGGCTGAGGTTCACCCCCGGGTGCGGGGAGCGCTCAAGAAGGCCACGCGCGGCAGCTTCGAGGTGGCCGAGGTCCGTCCCTCTGCGCTGGGGCAGGAGGAGCGGGCCCGCCTCGACGCCATCACCCGGAGCTACCTGGGCCGGAGCGCGGTCCCCGTGGAGATGCACTTCCTCAACCGCCCGCTCGGGTTCGAGGACGACGGGCTGGCGCGGATGTTCGTGCTGCGGCAGGGCGCGGACGCTGAGGTGTTCGGCTACGCGGTGCTCGATCCGTACTTCGACGGAGGTCGCGTCCAGGGCTACCTCCTGAACCTCATCCGCTTCGAGCGGACCCGGCTGTGGGGCGTGTACTACTCGGCCGTCGCGAGGTTGGCCGAGCGCCTGCGAGGGGAGGGGGTGCGCCAGCTCTCGCTCGGGTTCTGCCCGCTGGTAGGGGTGGAGACCGAGGGCTGCTCGCCCGTGCTGGCGCGCCAGGTGAAGTGGATGGAGCGCCGGCTGGCGGGTATCGGCTACCTCACCCGGCTCCGCGAGCTGAAGGAGGCCTTCCCGGGGCTGACGCCGCAGCGGTACTTCGTGACGCCCTCGCCGTGGGCTGCGACGACGCTCCTGGCCCTGCTGCGCGCCTGCCGCGTGCCCCTCACGGAGATCCTCCGGCGAAGCTTCTCCCCGTAA
- a CDS encoding B12-binding domain-containing radical SAM protein, translated as MKRLKVGVVELLAHSVTTPFLRRRVIAPETASVMPQAVAVWAEELGCEVHYAVWTAEEDLRRLLPDGLDLVFISAFTRASFVAYALSRHLRSGGAVTVLGGPHAQSFAEHARDYFDYICQTTDRALIADLLQAPERQERGLVLCADEGPSSLPGVAQRARFIDHCLQKGTRVLRLVPMLGSLGCPYTCSFCVDAPVRWRGLPVDPIIEDLRHIERRWGEDTLVGWHDPNFGVRFDEYLGAIEDSGTHLVHCAHMSLSLMSAQNARRLGRARFGLLAPGVESWFDFSDKSGRARVVGEAKVLHVAETLNVIQAEVQHIQTNMIVGLDTDQGELPWELTQRLAELSPGIYPTYFLATNFYNAPLSRELHASGRTMAMPFSLLDTNCFGNVRPLHYSPVELYDRLIELYAFAYSWKAVLRRTRVTPGGWGKLVNFGRSVDEGRGFIAFHRSLRARLESDRELRAFYEGERVAPPTSFMDEVKAQLGPYQELLPAELLSPERYAESFRAAAEAAVRTIRAPAAGSVPKERAAAS; from the coding sequence GTGAAGAGACTCAAGGTCGGCGTCGTGGAGCTGCTGGCACACTCGGTCACCACCCCATTCTTGAGGCGCCGCGTCATCGCGCCGGAGACGGCCTCGGTGATGCCTCAGGCGGTGGCCGTCTGGGCGGAGGAGCTTGGGTGCGAGGTGCACTATGCCGTCTGGACCGCGGAGGAGGATCTCCGCCGCCTGCTGCCCGACGGGCTGGACCTGGTGTTCATCTCCGCGTTCACCCGGGCCTCGTTCGTGGCCTACGCGCTCTCCCGGCATCTGCGCTCGGGCGGCGCGGTGACGGTGCTGGGCGGCCCCCACGCGCAGTCCTTCGCCGAGCACGCACGCGATTATTTCGACTACATCTGCCAGACAACGGACCGAGCGCTGATCGCGGATCTGCTCCAAGCACCCGAGCGGCAGGAACGAGGCCTCGTGCTCTGCGCGGATGAGGGGCCCTCTTCCCTACCCGGCGTTGCTCAGCGCGCGCGCTTCATCGATCACTGCCTCCAGAAAGGCACCAGGGTGCTGCGGCTGGTGCCGATGCTCGGAAGCCTTGGGTGCCCGTACACGTGCAGCTTCTGTGTCGACGCTCCCGTGCGGTGGCGGGGCCTGCCAGTGGACCCGATCATCGAAGACCTGCGCCACATCGAGCGCCGCTGGGGCGAGGACACGCTTGTCGGGTGGCACGATCCGAACTTCGGGGTGCGGTTCGACGAGTACCTGGGCGCCATCGAGGATTCGGGCACGCACCTGGTGCACTGCGCACACATGAGCCTGTCCCTGATGAGCGCGCAGAACGCGCGGCGGCTCGGACGGGCGCGGTTCGGGCTCCTGGCGCCGGGGGTCGAGTCCTGGTTCGACTTCTCCGACAAGTCCGGGCGGGCGCGAGTCGTGGGAGAGGCCAAGGTCCTGCACGTCGCCGAGACCCTGAACGTCATCCAGGCCGAGGTGCAGCACATCCAGACGAACATGATCGTGGGGCTGGACACCGATCAGGGCGAGCTGCCCTGGGAGCTGACCCAGCGGCTCGCGGAGCTCTCGCCGGGCATCTACCCGACCTACTTCCTGGCGACGAACTTCTACAACGCGCCCTTGAGCCGGGAGCTGCACGCCTCGGGACGGACGATGGCCATGCCGTTCTCGCTGCTGGACACCAACTGCTTCGGCAACGTGCGGCCCCTGCACTACTCGCCGGTGGAGCTCTACGATCGCCTCATCGAGCTCTACGCATTCGCCTACTCGTGGAAGGCCGTGCTCCGCCGCACGCGCGTGACACCCGGCGGCTGGGGAAAGCTGGTGAACTTCGGCCGCAGCGTCGACGAAGGCCGAGGCTTTATTGCCTTCCACCGGAGCCTTCGCGCCCGCCTCGAGAGCGACCGGGAGCTGCGCGCGTTCTACGAAGGCGAACGCGTGGCACCCCCCACCTCCTTCATGGACGAGGTGAAGGCGCAGCTCGGCCCGTACCAGGAGCTGCTGCCCGCAGAGCTCCTCTCGCCCGAGCGCTACGCCGAGTCATTCCGAGCCGCCGCCGAGGCCGCCGTGCGCACGATCCGCGCCCCCGCCGCGGGTTCAGTCCCCAAGGAACGCGCGGCAGCATCCTGA
- a CDS encoding YraN family protein, with amino-acid sequence MGRAAVDRQGYGNAAEAAAVRFLEERGYRIRARNFRCRYGELDIVAEHGNTVCFVEVRMRSTAVWGDPSHTVSFAKQRRVVKAALHYLFAYDLRERMMRFDVVSVVGHGEKATVEHLPNAFDAGM; translated from the coding sequence ATGGGACGGGCGGCGGTGGATAGGCAGGGGTATGGCAACGCGGCGGAGGCAGCGGCGGTCCGCTTCTTGGAGGAGCGGGGCTACCGCATCCGGGCGCGCAACTTCCGGTGCCGCTATGGCGAGCTGGACATCGTGGCTGAGCACGGGAACACCGTCTGCTTCGTGGAGGTCCGGATGCGCTCCACGGCCGTGTGGGGAGACCCGTCGCACACGGTGTCTTTTGCGAAGCAGCGTCGCGTGGTGAAAGCCGCGCTGCACTATCTCTTCGCCTATGACCTGCGCGAGAGGATGATGCGCTTCGATGTTGTCTCGGTGGTGGGCCACGGCGAGAAGGCCACCGTGGAGCACCTTCCGAACGCCTTCGACGCGGGGATGTGA